tgaaagaaggatgaaccatCAGCCTTTGTATGGACTATATCTCATTATATTTACTTCATGGACATCAGATGCACTTTATTCATCAGGTAATTACAACACTTTTATTATATCTAATCAGCTTAGTTAGGCTGTATTCAGTATTCCAGTATTTATTAGTGTGATGGGTTGCTTCATCCTACGAACTGAAGAATTCACAGCACTCTGTTGTACTTAAGCTTGATGCTTATTCTGCTAACATTTTGTATTCAGTCATAAATTCTGAATGTTGTTGCTTTGCTGTTTTTCCTATCATgacaaataaatataagaatTGTCATTTTCTCATAGAGGGCCATGTTTCACAATGACTACTGCTTTGGATCTGAGATTTTCTTCAAAAAAGCACAAGCTAGTTTACACCTTAGTCCTTGATGCAGTTGTCAAGGGTTCTGGTCCTGGCCCGTTGacgtttgctgcatgtcttccccctctctcacCTCATTTCATATCAACTCACTTTCGAAAAATACTGACAAAAATTAAGGCCAATAGTGCCTAAAAAAAGCAAGCACTAGGTTTCTTAAACAGGGCTTTAGATTTTAGTACTGGCTCAAAATGTAACATATAGCTCAAATGTCTTTGAGTTGAACAGGAAACTAACGATAGAAAGCCTGTTAAAAGTTATTCAGTGTAGTTTAAGTTTCAGTTATTTGTCTAATCATAATTTGCTTCCTAATTGTACATCTCAGAAACAGGAAATAACCAGGAATTGTTGTAGAAGTGAAACTAAGCTAGATTACAAACTATACTTAAATAGCTGCTTTAAAATGACTGGGTTCAAGCTTTACTTATATTTCTCATTaaaaacctaaatgtatttgttgttACAAAAAGATCCTGTGCAGATGTTTGCTCAACCAGGAGACAGAGTTACTTTGCCATGTGGTTTACCTTCTGTTGGATCCTGCTCTTCAATAAACTGGACAGAGAAGTTTTATGTATGGGATTCTGAGGTGGTGACGGCTGGAAAAGtcacatattttaaagaaaacaagtatAATCTGCTAAAGGATTGCTCCCTGGAGATCCCTAAAATGGAGCGTCATGATGCCAAGTTGTACACTTGTGAAAGTGGAGCTCTGAATTCAAGTGTTTCCCTTCGGTTTCTTGATAGTAAGTATGATTGTGGTTCATTAAAGTCTCAATGTGACTGACAGTGACTCAAAGTGATGAATGAGAgagaaatttagtttttttgttttacagttaatGAGTCCCAAACAGAGGACACAGTAGAACTTCACTGCTTCCTCAGTACATTTCTAGGATATGTcccctgtaaaaatgacacaggcATTAATATCATATGGACAACTGAGAATGATGTTCCAATCACCGGTAAAAGATTTAGATTTGAGAATCCATCTGTTTGCTTCTCAAAACTGATCATCACCAAGAAAGTGACCGACCATCACAGGGCATGGAAATGCCAAGTAACCCAGAATGATGTGGTTAAAGCCATCGCCAGTTATAAGACAACAATAACAGGTACTAAGCTgcacaaacaaattaaaactgtAGTTTAATATGTACAAAGGGTAAACTCTGTTTTCTTCCTTGTAGATGGGCTGGAGGAAGTGTTTGCTGCAGTTGGTGAGTCAGTGTCACTCCTTTGCAGAAACACTTTCTCTCTCAGACTTGAAGACAGCATAGAGTGGACTCTGAATAAAAAACCACTGGCTGGCATGTTACCTGAAAATGgccaaacaaatgtatttaatgtgAGCACAGACTCATCATTAGTAATCAATACACTGATTCCTCTGTATGCTGGAGACTACCAGTGTATGGGTTCCTCTGATGAGCAAAGAGTGTTTCACAAATTCAGGCTGCACACCCTCGATGGTAGGTGACAAATATACATCCCAACAACATTCAGAGAGTGTGAGAGttatgaaatgttaaatttacatatttttttatcttacagTTACTGCAAAGACAGACCCAGAAGGCGAAAATCTCCCTTTGACCTGTTTGCTTACTTGTGCAAAAGAATGTGAAGAAAACTTCAACTTAACTTGGTCTGGAAGTAGCCGAGAGGGCTGGCAGGGCAGATTATTGAATGTTAATAACACCTTGATCAATGAGCTTCTTCTCCCAGTTTGGCCAGTTAGCTCTGATGAAATAACCTGCTCTGTGTACAGAGAAGGTTCACTGATGGCATCAAAAAGTTGGCACTCTGTtaaatgtatgtatgcatggttacacctgaaataaaacatacagaaaATAAGACTACTATAAAAATGAAGAAACTTTAATCTCTTCAGCTCTGCAGACACGTTCCTGGGTTTTAGCCCTACGTCTTGGCATCCTAATAGGTGCAGCTGCAGTAGGATTTTGCACATTCATGATGTGGAAACATAACAATAATGCAGGTATTGCCTCAGTTTTGGAAAATAGTTTTAGAGCAGCATTctgaaaaacaatacaaaattgATTTCATATTTATATGCAGCTAATAAATTGTAAAGAATCTATTGTGCAGCATTTTGGCCAGttgaagttgttttaaatgtgctggATAAATATAATCAGAATACCTTCAGACTGTTAAgataaacatttgcatttaaatcaAGCAGGTATGTTGAAATGTGCTcacttcagttttcttcttctcAGAACCATGATCTGAATGAGGCAGAAAAAACACAAGAGACAGGAGACAACTTATAGGAGGCACACTCCTCTGATGATGTTTCTACAATTTACAGAAGGCTGCATGCCAAAgtgaaataaactgttttatgtttgtttttattcatatacCATTATTACTCTTGAATCTGTTTTATAGAGAAAAAATGTTTAGGGTTACCCGActgaaattaatttgtttttcaaattaaaacttGAAATTCTTCATAGCTCTggcagatttaaaataaatttaattcaacCAATAAGCTTGTTTCTaataggaaatgagacagacTTCTCTCAAAACCCATCACAACAAAATAAGAGGAGCATCAATTATGAAGGAAACTAGTTTACCTCTTTTTAATTAATCTGAATAAAATGTCTATATATGAAATTATTTATGCCCTTCTCAATAATGACTGGACAAATCCTTAtaggcattacagcaatcagaCCCTCTTTACATTTGCAGAACAGCTTTTTAGATATTAACAATACTACTTTGACGATTTATCTTTGGTTATGATCTCCAAGTCTTTGGGGTTGGACGGCTTCCTTTTcgtcaccctaatctttagctccttcCGATAGATTCTTATCAGTTTCAAGCCgcgactctggctgggccacttttgttcagaagaagcattttggatcaaattTAAAGACAACTTTTAACTCTTAATCTGCCAGGCGTATGACTAATTGTGGGTTTAACTGTGCTGGTTACTTTTTCATTTGAGAATTAGACCAGCTTCAATTGAAAGCTGGCTTCCAGCTGTGTTTTTGCAGCTCATTTAACTCAGATCAGAACCTTTAGAGAAGAACCAAAAACTGAACCACTAATGTATGGCAGCTCACACTGGGTTGGGTTCAGCTTTTCATTTTTCAGAGCACCCAATGAACTTGACTCACACATGTGTCATGTAGAACCAAACACACTGACATTTCCCCTTAATGGAGTAAAGTGTCTAAAATAAActctacaaacatttttttagcaTATCTGGCATCCATGTGAGAAATAGAAGAGATGACGTTAAAAGTAAAAGTTACTTTTACTCAAATATCTTAAACGCAGGAGAACATTAGAGAGAAAAAATCAGGTCAGATGAAGGATTTTTTTAGTGAACAACATCTTGTCATGATGCGTCACAATGTGGTTTCCTGGAcatgtattttaagaaactggTGCACTTAGAGAGTTTGGTCATATTTACTCAAGAATAGAGCTActgaaagaaggatgaaccatCAGCCTTTGTATGGACTATATCTCATTATATTTACTTCATGGACATCAGATGCACTTTATTCATCAGGTAATTACAACACTTTTATTATATCTAATCAGCTTAGTTAGGCTGTATTCAGTATTCCAGTATTTATTAGTGTGATGGGTTGCTTCATCCTACAAACTGAAGAATTCACAGCACTCTGTTGTACTTAAGCTTGATGCTTATTCTGCTAACATTTTGTATTCAGTCATAAATTCTGAATGTTGTTGCTTTGCTGTTTTTCCTATCATgacaaataaatataagaatTGTCATTTTCTCACAGAGGGCCATGTTTCACAATGACTACTGCTTTGGATCTGAGATTTTCTTCAAAAAAGCACAAGCTAGTTTACTCCTTAGTCCTTGATGCAGTTGTCAAGGGTTCTGGTCCTGGCCCGTTGacgtttgctgcatgtcttccccctctctcacCTCATTTCATATCAACTCACTTTCGAAAAATactgacaaaaataaaggccaatagTGCCTAAAAAAAGCAAGCACTAGGTTTCTTAAACAGGGCTTTAGATTTTAGTAATGGCTCAAAATGTAACATATAGCTCAAATGTCTTTGAGTTGAACAGGAAACTAACGATAGAAAGCCTGTTAAAAGTTATTCAGTGTAGTTTAAGTTTCAGTTATTTGTCTAATCATAATTTGCTTCCTAATTGTACATCTCAGAAACCGGAAATAACCAGGAATTGTTGTAGAAGTGAAACTAAGCTAGATTACAAACTATACTTAAATAGCTGCTTTAAAATGACTGGGTTCAAGCTTTACTTATATTTCTCATTaaaaacctaaatgtatttgttgttACAAACAGATCCTGTGCAGATGTTTGCTCAACCAGGAGACAGAGTTACTTTGCCATGTGGTTTACCTTCTGTTGGATCCTGCTCTTCAATAAACTGGACAGAGAAGTTTTATGTATGGGATTCTGAGGTGGTGACGGCTGGAAAAGtcacatattttaaagaaaacaagtatAATCTGCTAAAGGATTGCTCCCTGGAGATCCCTAAAATGGAGCGTCATGATGCCAAGTTGTACACGTGTGAAAGTGGAGCTCTGAATTCAAGTGTTTCCCTTCGGTTTCTTGATAGTAAGTATGATTGTGGTTCATTAAAGTCTCAATGTGACTGACAGTGACTCAAAGTGATGAATGAGAgagaaatttagtttttttgttttacagttaatGAGTCCCAAACAGAGGACACAGTAGAACTTCACTGCTCCCTCAGTACATTTCTAGGATATGTcccctgtaaaaatgacacaggcATTAATATCATATGGACAACTGAGAATGATGTTCCAATCACCGGTAAAAGATTTAGATTTGAGAATCCATCTGTTTGCTTCTCAAAACTGATCATCACCAAGAAAGTGACCGACCATCACAGGGCATGGAAATGCCAAGTAACCCAGAATGATGTGGTTAAAGCCATCGCCAGTTATAAGACAACAATAACAGGTACTAAGCTgcacaaacaaattaaaactgtAGTTTAATATGTACAAAGGGTAAACTCTGTTTTCTTCCTTGTAGATGGGCTGGAGGAAGTGTTTGCTGCAGTTGGTGAGTCAGTGTCACTCCTTTGCAGAAACACTTTCTCTCTCAGACTTGAAGACAGCATAGAGTGGACTCTGAATAAAAAACCACTGGCTGACATGTTACCTGAAAATGgccaaacaaatgtatttaatgtgAGCACAGACTCATCATTAGTAATCAATACACTGATTCCTCTGTATGCTGGAGACTACCAGTGTATGGGTTCCTCTGATGAGCAAAGAGTGTTTCACAAATTCAGGCTGCACACCCTCGATGGTAGGTGACAAATATACATCCCAACAACATTCAGAGAGTGTGAGAGttatgaaatgttaaatttacatatttttttatcttacagTTACTGCAAAGACAGACCCAGAAGGCGAAAATCTCACTTTGACCTGTTTGCTTACTTGTGCAAAAGAATGTGAAGAAAACTTCAACTTAACTTGGTCTGGAAGTAGCCGAGAGGGCTGGCAGGGCAGATTATTGAATGTTAATAACACCTTGATCAATGAGCTTCTTCTCCCAGTTTGGCCAGTTAGCTCTGATGAAATAACCTGCTCTGTGTACAGAGAAGGTTCACTGATGGCATCAAAAAGTTGGCACTCTGTtaaatgtatgtatgcatggttacacctgaaataaaacatacagaaaATAAGACTACTATAAAAATGAAGAAACTTTAATCTCTTCAGCTCTGCAGACACGTTCCTGGGTTTTAGCCCTACGTCTTGGCATCCTAATAGGTGCAGCTGCAGTAGGATTTTGCACATTCATGATGTGGAAACATAACAATAATGCAGGTATTGCCTCAGTTTTGGAAAATAGTTTTAGAGCAGCATTctgaaaaacaatacaaaattgATTTCATATTTATATGCAGCTAATAAATTGTAAAGAATCTATTGTGCAGCATTTTGGCCAGttgaagttgttttaaatgtgctggATAAATATAATCAGAATACCTTCAGACTGTTAAgataaacatttgcatttaaatcaAGCAGGTATGTTGAAATGTGCTcacttcagttttcttcttctcAGAACCATGATCTGAATGAGGCAGAAAAACACAAGAGACAGGAGACAACTTATAGGAGGCACACTCCTCTGATGATGTTTCTACAATTTACAGAAGGCTGCATGCCAAAgtgaaataaactgttttatgtttgtttttattcatatacCATTATTACTCTTGAATCTGTTTTATAGAGAAAAAATGTTTAGGGTTACCCAActgaaattaatttgtttttcaaattaaaacttGAAATTCTTCATAGCTCTggcagatttaaaataaatttaattcaacCAATAAGCTTGTTTCTaataggaaatgagacagacTTCTCTCAAAACCCATCACAACAAAATAAGAGGAGCATCAATTATGAAGGAAACTAGTTTACCTCTTTTTAATTAATCTGAATAAAATGTCTATATATGAAATTATTTATGCCCTTCTCAATAATGACTGGACAAATCCTTAtaggcattacagcaatcagaCCCTCTTTACATTTGCAGAACAGCTTTTTAGATATTAACAATACTACTTTGACGATTTATCTTTGGTTATGATCTCCAAGTCTTTGGGGTTGGACGGCTTCCTTTTcgtcaccctaatctttagctccttcCGATAGATTCTTATCAGTTTCAAGCCgcgactctggctgggccacttttgttcagaagaagcattttggatcaaattTAAAGACAACTTTTAACTCTTAATCTGCCAGGCGTATGACTAATTGTGGGTTTAACTGTGCTGGTTACTTTTTCATTTGAGAATTAGACCAGCTTCAATTGAAAGCTGGCTTCCAGCTGTGTTTTTGCAGCTCATTTAACTCAGATCAGAACCTTTAGAGAAGAACCAAAAACTGAACCACTAATGTATGGCAGCTCACACTGGGTTGGGTTCAGCTTTTCATTTTTCAGAGCACCCAATGAACTTGACTCACACATGTGTCATGTAGAACCAAACACACTGACATTTCCCCTTAATGGAGTAAAGTGTCTAAAATAAActctacaaacatttttttagcaTATCTGGCATCCATGTGAGAAATAGAAGAGATGACGTTAAAAGTAAAAGTTACTTTTACTCAAATATCTTAAACGCAGGAGAACATTAGAGAGAAAAAATCAGGTCAGATGAAGGATTTTTTTAGTGAACAACATCTTGTCATGATGCGTCACAATGTGGTTTCCTGGAcatgtattttaagaaactggTGCACTTAGAGAGTTTGGTCATATTTACTCAAGAATAGAGCTActgaaagaaggatgaaccatCAGCCTTTGTATGGACTATATCTCATTATATTTACTTCATGGACATCAGATGCACTTTATTCATCAGGTAATTACAACACTTTTATTATATCTAATCAGCTTAGTTAGGCTGTATTCAGTATTCCAGTATTTATTAGTGTGATGGGTTGCTTCATCCTACGAACTGAAGAATTCACAGCACTCTGTTGTACTTAAGCTTGATGCTTATTCTGCTAACATTTTGTATTCAGTCATAAATTCTGAATGTTGTTGCTTTGCTGTTTTTCCTATCATgacaaataaatataagaatTGTCATTTTCTCACAGAGGGCCATGTTTCACAATGACTACTGCTTTGGATTTGAGATTTTCTTCAAAAAAGCACAAGCTAGTTTACACCTTAGTCCTTGATGCAGTTGTCAAGGGTTCTGGTCCTGGCCCGTTGacgtttgctgcatgtcttccccctctctcacCTCATTTCATATCAACTCACTTTCGAAAAATactgacaaaaataaaggccaatagTGCCTAAAAAAAGCAAGCACTAGGTTTCTTAAACAGGGCTTTAGATTTTAGTAATGGCTCAAAATGTAACATATAGCTCAAATGTCTTTGAGTTGAACAGGAAACGAACGATAGAAAGCCTGTTAAAAGTTATTCAGTGTAGTTTAAGTTTCAGTTATTTGTCTAATCATAATTTGCTTCCTAATTGTACATCTCAGAAACAGGAAATAACCAGGAATTGTTGTAGAAGTGAAACTAAGCTAGATTACAAACTATACTTAAATAGCTGCTTTAAAATGACTGGGTTCAAGCTTTACTTATATTTCTCATTaaaaacctaaatgtatttgttgttACAAAAAGATCCTGTGCAGATGTTTGCTCAACCAGGAGACAGAGTTACTTTGCCATGTGGTTTACCTTCTGTTGGATCCTGCTCTTCAATAAACTGGACAGAGAAGTTTTATGTATGGGATTCTGAGGTGGTGACGGCTGGAAAAGtcacatattttaaagaaaacaagtatAATCTGCTAAAGGATTGCTCCCTGGAGATCCCTAAAATGGAGCGTCATGATGCCAAGTTGTACACTTGTGAAAGTGGAGCTCTGAATTCAAGTGTTTCCCTTCGGTTTCTTGATAGTAAGTATGATTGTGGTTCATTAAAGTCTCAAAGTGACTGAAAGTGACTCAAAGTGATGAATGAGAgagaaatttagtttttttgttttacagttaatGAGTCCCAAACAGAGGACACAGTAGAACTTCACTGCTCCCTCAGTACATTTCTAGGATATGTcccctgtaaaaatgacacaggcATTAATATCATATGGACAACTGAGAATGATGTTCCAATCACCGGTAAAAGATTTAGATTTGAGAATCCATCTGTTTGCTTCTCAAAACTGATCATCACCAAGAAAGTGACCGACCATCACAGGGCATGGAAATGCCAAGTAACCCAGAATGATGTGGTTAAAGCCATCGCCAGTTATAAGACAACAATAACAGGTACTAAGCTgcacaaacaaattaaaactgtAGTTTAATATGTACAAAGGGTAAACTCTGTTTTCTTCCTTGTAGATGGGCTGGAGGAAGTGTTTGCTGCAGTTGGTGAGTCAGTGTCACTCCTTTGCAGAAACACTTTCTCTCTCAGACTTGAAGACAGCATAGAGTGGACTCTGAATAAAAAACCACTGGCTGACATGTTACCTGAAAATGgccaaacaaatgtatttaatgtgAGCACAGACTCATCATTAGTAATCAATACACTGATTCCTCTGTATGCTGGAGACTACCAGTGTATGGGTTCCTCTGATGAGCAAAGAGTGTTTCACAAATTCAGGCTGCACACCCTCGATGGTAGGTGACAAATATACATCCCAACAACATTCAGAGAGTGTGAGAGttatgaaatgttaaatttacatatttttttatcttacagTTACTGCAAAGACAGACCCAGAAGGCGAAAATCTCACTTTGACCTGTTTGCTTACTTGTGCAAAAGAATGTGAAGAAAACTTCAACTTAACTTGGTCTGGAAGTAGCCGAGAGGGCTGGCAGGGCAGATTATTGAATGTTAATAACACCTTGATCAATGAGCTTCTTCTCCCAGTTTGGCCAGTTAGCTCTGATGAAATAACCTGCTCTGTGTACAGAGAAGGTTCACTGATGGCATCAAAAAGATGGCACTCTGTtaaatgtatgtatgcatgGTTACCTTAATGTTAAATATGATGTTTcagcacaaacaaaagaaaataaggcTTCAATCTCTTCAGTTCTGCAGACCCTTGCATGGAtaggtcttcctctgggcctttTAATATGTGCAGCAACAGCAGGAGTTTTTATTCACTGGAAGAGGAAGCGCAACCAGGATTTGGGTAGTGAATCTGATAGAGGAACCCCTCATCTAAACTTTCACTTTTGGATAATGTACTATATGCCGTaacttctgttttctgttttgttgcagTTGCCAAATTGTCAAACATCTCAATGgtaaaaaatatggaaaaagcaTCCTATTTGTGTCAAGATGATATATCAATATTTGCTAACATCTGTATTGTTTTTCACAGACGCATATTTATGATGCCATTCAGGATGAGGAAGTAGAGCAACAGAGACAACTAAATAGAGAAGTGGCCACCACTGATGACGGTCTCTACAATTTATTACAAACTGTAAActaaaggaaataaatattgctctttgtctttatttaaatgctggaatgttttttttgccaACTGAACATAATTTGCAAAAATACTTGTTCAAGAGAATATTACATTCATACTTTTGATGAAATAGAACCTATTGAAAGACAGTAATGTAAGACTCCTTTCACTCAAAAGatacagataaaataaaaatgtactcaCTGGCAACTTTATTAGCCACACGTCTAGTAGTTGTTAACACAATTAAACCAGCCAAATCACACTGTAGCAGCTCAATGTATTTAGCATCTAGACATGGTGAGGATAGTTTGATGTAAATCAAACCAAGCTTCAGAACGGGGATGAAAGACGATTTAGGTGATGTTCAATGTAGCCTGATTTTTGATGACAGGGGGGCTGATCTAAGTGTTTTGGAAACCGTTTATCTACTGGGGatttcacacacaaacatgtctCCGGTTTACAGAAGCTAATCCGAAAAAGTATCCAGTCAGCAGCCCTGGAAATTCCTTGTTGTTGGCAGGGGTCAGAAGagaatgggcagactggttTGAGATAATAGAAAGGCGACAGTAGCGCACATGTTGCAACcaaaaaatgaaatacaatctgaatgcacaacactgAAGCAGATGGACCATAGAAGCGGAACATCACACCAGGTGTCACTgccagctaagaacaggaaaaccGAGGCTACAATTCAAACATTCAGGTTCAACAAAAGTAGACAATAAGAGATTGGACAAATGTCACCTGAACTGATgtgtcagaatttggtgtaaacAACATAAAAGGATCTATCTCGCCTTGTATTATCaaaatggtggtggtggtgtaatgatgTGTTTCTGGCACACTTTGGGCGCCTTAATACCAACAGAGCCATTTTAAATGCCATAGCCTagctagcaaggtgtacctaataaagtggccagcaAGTGTATTGATTACACGTTCACATAGATGCAACGATTAAACTTattggaaaagaaaggagtcAAATCTTCAGTGTTTTCCACGAATAGCCAGAAGATTTCTAGATTTCAGATTCACGATTCTATAACTACAAAAAAGAGGAGAATGTTGGAATTTGTGTGTGAATATAATCAATATTGAAGCATTGTATTTACTTTAATATACTTACAAGTATGCATTTGAACCTCCTCTGGAAATGCATACAAGCTGTTGATTTGGTCTGTAGCATCTGTGGGTTGGATAAACAATTCTcaattaaaacatgtaaaatgacATTTTAGGTGATATGGAAGATAATCAGAATAATAAATGGTATAGTTCAAATATTTGCTAAAAAAGGCAGCAAGAACATAAGTTTACTCTAACCTGGTGAACATGGAAGAGTCACATTCTCATAGAAATCCTCAGACCTTTGAAAGCAGCCTGATTGACAAGTATAGAAAAGGCAAAGACTATGTGATGtacatttaaagcttataaGTCACTCGCAAAGTCAGTGTAGCAAAATGAGGAGCGTTTAGACAGAGCCCACCTGCAGAATTCCTCTGGGATTTCAATCTCTTATAAATAAACAGTCCTGTCAGTGCTGCAAGTGTGATTATCAAGGTAAGGACCAGGACTACAACCAGAATCGAGGTTTCATTTTCATCTTTCTCATTAGCCTTAAAATCCTGAAAAAAGGCTGGACAAAACATGAAGAGGAAGCGATTTAACCATCTCGCAAATAAGGACCACTGTTATACTGCATGCAGAAaactaaaaaagcaaaacacaccTGGCTGAGTTTTTGTAAATGTAGGACTTGGAACCATTGTGATCTCAGACACATCTTCTGTTTAAtcaaacagagaaagaaaaataatagtaAGAATTATATACAACAATATCGAAGGTAATGCTAAAAAGATCTGTTTATGATCAGACCTTGACGACTTTTGACATGGAGATTGATCTTTGAGCAGCGCTGACTTTGTCTGACTATATAATCACATCTGTACCAACCGCTGTCACTGGCAGACACAGACGGGATTGTCAGGAATACTTCCTTCATTTCAGCCCTTGTCAAATCAACAGGAACAGAGTTGCTCCCTTTCAGCTTTGCCCATGTCACATTTGAAGGGGCTGTTTCTGCATCCTCTGAGCAGTTAAGCGTCACAGGCATGCCAGGATTTGCCGTCTCCACTTTAAGGGTTCTGCAATCTGAAAGATCATAAAGTAGCATGTGATCTACCCTGCATGTTCTTTAAATTTATctgtaaaattataaaataaagaatctacctttcacttttaaaaatatttctgtgaCGTTAATTTTGTCCCATCCTTTCCAAATTTCAAAGTTGTACATTCCTTCATCTGATTTCTGCAGGGTTCTCAAAAAAACACATGTTTGTCCTTTTCTG
This genomic stretch from Girardinichthys multiradiatus isolate DD_20200921_A chromosome 3, DD_fGirMul_XY1, whole genome shotgun sequence harbors:
- the LOC124865282 gene encoding uncharacterized protein LOC124865282 isoform X2; amino-acid sequence: MNHQPLYGLYLIIFTSWTSDALYSSDPVQMFAQPGDRVTLPCGLPSVGSCSSINWTEKFYVWDSEVVTAGKVTYFKENKYNLLKDCSLEIPKMERHDAKLYTCESGALNSSVSLRFLDINESQTEDTVELHCSLSTFLGYVPCKNDTGINIIWTTENDVPITGKRFRFENPSVCFSKLIITKKVTDHHRAWKCQVTQNDVVKAIASYKTTITDGLEEVFAAVGESVSLLCRNTFSLRLEDSIEWTLNKKPLADMLPENGQTNVFNVSTDSSLVINTLIPLYAGDYQCMGSSDEQRVFHKFRLHTLDVTAKTDPEGENLTLTCLLTCAKECEENFNLTWSGSSREGWQGRLLNVNNTLINELLLPVWPVSSDEITCSVYREGSLMASKSWHSVKSLQTRSWVLALRLGILIGAAAVGFCTFMMWKHNNNAEP
- the LOC124866281 gene encoding uncharacterized protein LOC124866281; amino-acid sequence: MAGLHFQVFLFAFLLNIAPECRGSETVSAFKVEDVALLCLNFNVTDPLTCYRIRLTKYTDASSPTVVFQYPKKSQDAKRVNLEANRKGQTCVFLRTLQKSDEGMYNFEIWKGWDKINVTEIFLKVKDCRTLKVETANPGMPVTLNCSEDAETAPSNVTWAKLKGSNSVPVDLTRAEMKEVFLTIPSVSASDSGWYRCDYIVRQSQRCSKINLHVKSRQEDVSEITMVPSPTFTKTQPAFFQDFKANEKDENETSILVVVLVLTLIITLAALTGLFIYKRLKSQRNSAGCFQRSEDFYENVTLPCSPDATDQINSLYAFPEEVQMHTFIES
- the LOC124865282 gene encoding uncharacterized protein LOC124865282 isoform X1, with product MNHQPLYGLYLIIFTSWTSDALYSSDPVQMFAQPGDRVTLPCGLPSVGSCSSINWTEKFYVWDSEVVTAGKVTYFKENKYNLLKDCSLEIPKMERHDAKLYTCESGALNSSVSLRFLDINESQTEDTVELHCSLSTFLGYVPCKNDTGINIIWTTENDVPITGKRFRFENPSVCFSKLIITKKVTDHHRAWKCQVTQNDVVKAIASYKTTITDGLEEVFAAVGESVSLLCRNTFSLRLEDSIEWTLNKKPLADMLPENGQTNVFNVSTDSSLVINTLIPLYAGDYQCMGSSDEQRVFHKFRLHTLDVTAKTDPEGENLTLTCLLTCAKECEENFNLTWSGSSREGWQGRLLNVNNTLINELLLPVWPVSSDEITCSVYREGSLMASKSWHSVKSLQTRSWVLALRLGILIGAAAVGFCTFMMWKHNNNAGIASVLENSFRAAF
- the LOC124865282 gene encoding uncharacterized protein LOC124865282 isoform X3, which codes for MNHQPLYGLYLIIFTSWTSDALYSSDPVQMFAQPGDRVTLPCGLPSVGSCSSINWTEKFYVWDSEVVTAGKVTYFKENKYNLLKDCSLEIPKMERHDAKLYTCESGALNSSVSLRFLDMTDHHRAWKCQVTQNDVVKAIASYKTTITDGLEEVFAAVGESVSLLCRNTFSLRLEDSIEWTLNKKPLAGMLPENGQTNVFNVSTDSSLVINTLIPLYAGDYQCMGSSDEQRVFHKFRLHTLDVTAKTDPEGENLPLTCLLTCAKECEENFNLTWSGSSREGWQGRLLNVNNTLINELLLPVWPVSSDEITCSVYREGSLMASKSWHSVKSLQTRSWVLALRLGILIGAAAVGFCTFMMWKHNNNAGIASVLENSFRAAF
- the LOC124866280 gene encoding uncharacterized protein LOC124866280 isoform X2; the encoded protein is MNHQPLYGLYLIIFTSWTSDALYSSGDRVTLPCGLPSVGSCSSINWTEKFYVWDSEVVTAGKVTYFKENKYNLLKDCSLEIPKMERHDAKLYTCESGALNSSVSLRFLDINESQTEDTVELHCSLSTFLGYVPCKNDTGINIIWTTENDVPITGKRFRFENPSVCFSKLIITKKVTDHHRAWKCQVTQNDVVKAIASYKTTITDGLEEVFAAVGESVSLLCRNTFSLRLEDSIEWTLNKKPLADMLPENGQTNVFNVSTDSSLVINTLIPLYAGDYQCMGSSDEQRVFHKFRLHTLDVTAKTDPEGENLTLTCLLTCAKECEENFNLTWSGSSREGWQGRLLNVNNTLINELLLPVWPVSSDEITCSVYREGSLMASKRWHSVKFLQTLAWIGLPLGLLICAATAGVFIHWKRKRNQDLVAKLSNISMTHIYDAIQDEEVEQQRQLNREVATTDDGLYNLLQTVN
- the LOC124866280 gene encoding uncharacterized protein LOC124866280 isoform X1, giving the protein MNHQPLYGLYLIIFTSWTSDALYSSDPVQMFAQPGDRVTLPCGLPSVGSCSSINWTEKFYVWDSEVVTAGKVTYFKENKYNLLKDCSLEIPKMERHDAKLYTCESGALNSSVSLRFLDINESQTEDTVELHCSLSTFLGYVPCKNDTGINIIWTTENDVPITGKRFRFENPSVCFSKLIITKKVTDHHRAWKCQVTQNDVVKAIASYKTTITDGLEEVFAAVGESVSLLCRNTFSLRLEDSIEWTLNKKPLADMLPENGQTNVFNVSTDSSLVINTLIPLYAGDYQCMGSSDEQRVFHKFRLHTLDVTAKTDPEGENLTLTCLLTCAKECEENFNLTWSGSSREGWQGRLLNVNNTLINELLLPVWPVSSDEITCSVYREGSLMASKRWHSVKFLQTLAWIGLPLGLLICAATAGVFIHWKRKRNQDLVAKLSNISMTHIYDAIQDEEVEQQRQLNREVATTDDGLYNLLQTVN